GTATGGATTTTGAACAGCAACCTGTTATGTTATAGTGAAGCCCGACTCGATTACAATACGTCAAGTACGGAGGTGTTTGATTAATAAAGCGATGAATGAAATTGTTATAGTTCCAACCGAAAAAGATTGTGAAATAGAAGGGTATTATTATATACCAGATTACGATGTGCTCCCTTACGAAAACCTGAGCCCTTCATGGTATGTTAGGTCTCGGCGTATATTTGCACTTCACCTTGCAATTCAAGGAAAGTTAAAAGGCGTCTGCACACTACGTTCCCTTTTACACTTTGTGATGCCACCAAATGTTTTGAAAGAAAATACACATCTACTTAAAGTTGGGGACAGACTTTCCGAACCTGAGAAACTCTTTGCAAAGCTCGGGTATGAGAGGGTTTTTAATGTCCGTGAAGGCGGAACGTTTTCGGTAAGGGGAGAGATAATAGACTATTTGGGACCAGACGGCTTACCTGTCAGGCTGGAGCTTTTTGGTAACGTCATCGAAGACATTCGAAAGTTCAACCTAAAGACACAGCGAAGTGAAGAAAGTTTAGAAAGTGCCATTTTATTGCCAGCACGGGAATTTGTACTTAACGGCGAGTATTTCAAATCGGCTGGCGAGATAATTTTGGAGCCAATAGAAAACCAGCTCACTGGCAAGTTTGTGAGTGGAACGTTTTTAGATTACGATGTTGAATTGTACGTAAAAGACAGAAAGAGCGTCATCGAGCACTTCACTCGATTTGAGCGTGAACTACGTAAGTCGATGGAAGAGATGGGGCAAGATGACAAGCTAAGGGATTACAAACGCTTTGGAATAATAGACTACGACCTAGTTTTATCGAAGGCGAAAGAACTACCTATTGAAAAGGCTCAGTTTGTTGTAAGAAAGCCTCAGGAAGAGGAATACATACCATCAGAACCTGTAATCTCAGAGGATGAACTGCAGGTAGGCGATATTGTTGTCCACAAGAAATACGGTATTGCAAGGTTCAAAGAAATTAAAAAAGTCGAAGTGAACGGTGTACAACGTGAGTTTTTGGTGTTGAACTTTGCCGATTCTGTTCTGTACGTACCTATCGAAAGGATAGACTTGGTAGAAAAGTACGTTGGCGATGAGGTAAATGTAAAGCTTGACTCACTTAAGAAAGGTACTTGGTCGCGAAAGGTTGAGAAGGCGAAGAAAAATATAGAACAGCTTGTTCGAGATCTTGTCTTGATATACCACGCGCGGAGTAGTGTTAGAGGCTTGTCATTACCAGGAGATGCCGACCTTGAGGAAGAGTTTGCCAAGACCTTTCCGTTTGTTGAAACACCCGACCAGCTGAACGCAATCAGCGAAGTACTTGAAGACTTGGCGAGCGAAAAGCCGATGGACAGACTGCTTGTTGGAGATGCAGGTTATGGGAAAACGGAAGTGGCCATAAGAGCGATATTCAGAACAATCGTCTCCGGTAAGCAAGCGGTACTCCTTGCTCCAACGACGATCTTGGCAAAGCAACACTACGATAATCTCGTGACAAGGTTTAAACCATTTGGAATAAACGTTGCACTGCTGAATAGGTTCGCAACGAAAAAAGAACGCGAAGAAATTTTAGAAGGTGTAGAATCAGGAAAAATAGACTTGCTTGTCGGAACACACAGCGTACTGCGCGATGTGAAATTCGCAGATTTGGGACTGGTTGTTATCGATGAAGAGCAGAAATTTGGAGTAGAGCAGAAAGAAAAATTCAAGAAACTGAGGGTAAATGTGAATGTTCTTTCCATGAGTGCCACACCTATTCCGAGAACATTGAACATGGCACTTTCGAGTTTGAAGGACCTATCTGAAATTAAAACGCCTCCGTTAGGAAGAAAGGAAATTCAAGTGCACATAGGTCCATTTGATGAGAGGATTATAAGGCTTGCGATATTGAGGGAGATAGGTCGAGGTGGGCAGGTCATATACGTTCACAACCGCGTGAACTCTATATATGGGGTTTACGAAAGGTTAAAAGAGTTGGTTCCGGAAGCGAATATTGTAATCGCTCATGGACAGCAACCAAAGAGCGAAATGAAGAGAGCGATAGATGCGTTTTACCACAAGCACGCGGATGTACTTCTTTGTACTACGATAGTTGAAAATGGTGTAGACGTACCTGACGCAAATACGCTTATCGTCGACGATGCCCATAGATATGGACTTGCACAATTGTACCAGCTACGTGGCCGGGTCGGCAGAAGCGACAAGATAGCTTTTGCCTATTTCTTCCATGGAAGAAATGTGAACGATAAAGTGTTGGAAAGACTTTATGCGATAAAATCTTACCAAGGTCCTGGAAGTGGTATGAAAATCGCAATGAAGGATATGGAAATCAGGGGCGTGGGCGCTATTTTCGGTGTCGAGCAGCACGGGTACGTCAACGACCTCGGGCTCAAGTATTACCTTGACTTACTTAATGAAGCGGTCATGGAATACACAGGACAAGTGCAGAGCAAAATCGATACGGAACTTGAAGGTATTCCAGGAAGCATCGTGATACCGGAGTTTTACATATACGACCCGTTCGAGCGCATGAGATTCTACAGAAGGATAGCATCAGCGATCAGTGAACAAGAAATACTCGACATTCACGAAGAACTTGTCGACAGGTTTGGTAAGATGCCAGAAAGTGTAGAAAATCTGCTGAAATATGCACTATTGCGTATAATACTATGGAAAAGAAACGTTGCAAAAGCTACGATATCGGATGTCGGACTGGTTGTCAAATTCAAAAGTGGAAAGTTTGAAGAAATATCTCCAAGTTATATATACAACGAGAAAGAAGATGTCTACATCTTTTTCGTTAACTTGGATGAACTTATAGAACAATCAAAGGTGGTTGTCTGAAGCGTGAAGATTTTTGGTTTTGTCGTGGAGTCGTATGGAAAGTACGTGAAGGTAAAGACATCGGACGGTGAATATATAATAAAGAGCGAAAAGAAGGCACCGAAAGAGGGTACTAAGATTGAGCTGAAAGATTTCGGGGTGGGTGATTACTTAGCAAAGGTCTTGGCGAAAAAGCCTTACAACTTTCGAGATTTGCCAAGTGTTAGGTTTGTTCAACTCGCAGAAGAACTCGTCAACGATTTGGAATTCTCAGCTAAAGAACGACTCATTGTTGCAATTGCGCTGTTCTTAGAGGAGGTTTCTAAACGAATGGAAATGGACAAGTCTATGCTTCAAAAACTTAAGATGGCTTTGAAAAAAACACGCTCTCTGAATGTGGAATCATCAGACGATAAGACAAAAGAAAATGAGAAACAGCAAGACCTGGCAGGCTTTTTAAATTACTTGAACGTTTTATCCGGGAAGTATGGTCTAATTGTTGATGAAGGAGTTGTTTTTCTTGACAGGGAAGGTGGAACTTTCGAGGTCTTTCTCAAGAATAACCGTATTTACGGAATTATTCAGGAAAGTACCTTAAGTTCGAGCGTAACGTTATTTTTTGAAAAGGTTCCAGAGAACATACTTGAGTTGGAGAAACGTCTGAAGGATAATTTTAACGTTGTATCGATAAAGCTCGAGGCGATGCGTGATGGAACGTACGTATGAAAGTGATAGGTACGATACAGATTGCACAACGAAATTGGCTGTAGCTCTGAGATACAAGCCGGGCGAAGATTACGTACCTTTTGTAGTGGCAAAAGGCAAGTGTCATTTGGCTGAGATGATAGTCAAGAGAGCACAAGAAAGCAATGTCCCGATAGTGAAGTCTGAAGAGCTGGTGAGAGAACTTTTCAAACTCGATGTGCTGGAGCCAATACCATCAAAACTCTACGTTGCCGTTGCAGAAGTACTTGCGTTCATTCAGCTCGGGCTTAACAAGTAATTAAATTTAAGGAGTCAACTATGCAAAATTAAATTTTTGTTTTGAGTGTGAGATAGCATAATCAATATTGAACTTCTCTTTCTTTCTCAACATTGCGTACAACGTTCGCAATAACTTGTGTACTACTGACATTATCGCTTTTTTGTACGGTATACCTTGCTGCCTTTTTCGTTCATAGTATGTTCGGAAATATTCGTTGTGAATCACTACACTCACTGCCATTAGCCATAGTATTCGTCTTAGGTGGGCATTGCCCCTTTTCGATATGTGTCCTTCTACTTTGCTTTTGCCTGATTGGGCAATGCTTGGATCGAGTCCACAATACGCAATGAGTTTTTTGTATGTACTAAATCTTGAGATATCTCCAACTTCTGCCAAGAAATGCATCGCGCTGTTTTCACCAATACCTGGTATTGACGTGAGTATCTCGATATCAAGGTTTATCGCACTACATTCGCAATATTCTTTCATCATCTTGTCGTATTCTTCAAGCTGTTGCTGTAAAAATTGTAGTTCTTTGATATTTTGCACAAGAATCTTTTCTTTCATCGGCCAATATTGAGCAATCGAGTTATTAGCGAGTTCTTTAAGTTTTTGAGCATTAAGTTTTGTACTTCTGCCACGGTCTTTGGAAAAGAACACATCCAGATTACGAGCCTTTTGAATAGCCTTGGCAGAAGGGAAATGAGAAAGAAGATTGAGGATAGTGTCACTGTAGATATTGGTAACTCTTTCGAGTTCAGGGAAAAGAACGTTGAGCAGTTTTTCGATATTGCCTTTAACTTTTGCGATGCGGTGGATAATGTTTTCGCGTGCTCTGACAATATCACGAAGCTCAGAGTTGACAAAAGCAGAAGAAGGAATTTGATGTTGTAGGTAAAACAAAGCAGTAGCGATAATGCGAGCATCGATTTTGTCGGTTTTGGTCTTTCGAAGAGAAGCAAAGTTTTTAACAGTTAGAGGATTAAAAACAGCGCAAGCAAAGTCGTTGGAAGAAAGGAAAGCCAGAAGGTTGAGATGATAACAGCCAGTAGATTCCATAGCGATGATGATGGATTGTTTTGGGAAGGCAGAGAGTTTGTTTGCGAAGGAGGAAAAGCCTTGCTGGGACATATCGAAAGAAGATTCGAAGATGATGGAACTGGGATTAGAGATAGCGCAGACGTTGAACTTATCCTTGGAAACATCGATGCCGACGAAAACAGGGAAGTTATCCATGAAAAATCCTCCTTTCGAATGATGAGGGCAGGGAGCCTGCTGAACCAATCCTCCATGCTGACGAGGGCTGAAAGCCCAACCAACTAATCATGGTTAAAGGCAGGCAACAGACTCCTTAAATGGCTTAAAAGCCAAGGTGACATAAGTTGTCCTGCCCTCAATTTTTTTAAGCTAAATTATTTATACCATATTTTTATGTAGGAGGTGGATTTCTATGAGCAAAATTTTTAAGTACCTATCTCGTGCACCGATATTCGGATTGGTATTATTTGTCATTCTGACGACAGTGACGACAATCTCGGCATTTGCTGAGTTCTCATTCCAAATAATCATCGGCATCGGTAATGTGCCCAATATCTCCATAAATGATTTGCCCGATTACTCGGTATTACTCTACACGGACGAACCATTCGCTGCTGTCTACATCGATGGAAAATATGCTGGGAATACCGACAGTTTCGGTAGAATAGTGGTAAGATTTGACGCGGAGGGTTACCATTCGGTTTGGATACTCACATCGAATAAATACGCAATGTATGACAGAATCGTATTCTATGTAGAAAAACAGCCAAAGATAGTTTATATCCCATCTACCCGCTTGGGAGAAGTTACGGTTTTCTCCAACGTCTACCCTGTCTATGTTTACTCTTCCAAAGGCGTGCTCTACGGTGTTGTGAAAAAAGACGGTGAAAAGGTCTTGGCACCAGTTGGTCTTCAAGAGTTAGTCTTTTCTTCTCCAGGGTTTGAGGACATAAGGCAAAATCTCAATATCCAGTACGGTAAAGAAGTACCCGTTTGGTTGAAGTTCAGTCCTCTTCCGTTCAACTTAGAACTTGTTGTGTCCGAGAAGTTTTCACCGAATGGTGATTGGAACGAGGACGAGTGCGTTATTAAGATATACTCATCAAGACCGGCAAGTGGAAGTATTCAAATTATCAATTCTTCTGGTATAATTGTCTATGAAAAGCCTTTGAAAATCGATGCCGGGACAACACAACTCAAATGGGATGGAAAAGGTTATCCGGACGGTGTTTACACCGTCAAAGTTTTGTTATCGGATGGTTTGACAACTATTCAAAAAGAAGCGAAGACGGTTTTAGACACTTCTGTTTACACGTACGCAAAAGAAATCACAATAGCGTTTATTCTTCTTTTTACAGGCCTCATAACTTATCTGGCTTTGACTGGTAAATAATTTAAATTAGAATAAATAGAGACAGAGAGGTGTGTAAGAGTGATAACGTACGAACAGAAACAACGAATCGAAGAACTTAAGAAGAAGTTTGATGATATCATCGAAGTGTTCCATCCCGAGGACAAGAAGATAAGGCTAAGAGAACTCGAGGAAGAAAGTTTGAAACCTGACTTTTGGAGCGATCAGAAAAGGGCTCAGCAAGTGAACAGGGAAATACAAAGGACAAGGAAGATCATTGAGGATATGGAGCGTATCAGATCACTGTTCGAAGACATAGAAGTTGGTATCGAACTTGCTGAGGAAGACCCATCGATGCAAGAGCATCTGGAGGAGATCATCGAAGAAGTCGCAAAAAAGATTAGGGAATTCGAACTTGAGCTAATACTCAACGGTAAGTTCGACTCATCGAACGCGTACCTTTCTATCCACCCAGGTGCTGGTGGAACGGAATCGCAGGACTGGGCTTCGATGCTTTTGCGTATGTACATGCGTTGGGCGGAAAGAAAAGGATTCGATGTCGAGATAGTTGATTACCAAGAAGGTGAAGAGGCGGGAATAAAAAGTGCGACGTTATACATCAAAGGTGACTTTGCTTATGGATACTTAAAGTACGAAAGAGGAGTGCACAGACTTGTAAGAATATCTCCGTTTGATGCGAATAAAAGAAGGCACACATCCTTTGCTTCCGTTAACGTGCTCCCGGAAATAGAGGACGACATAGATATTGAAATTAGACCGGAGGATTTGAGGATAGACACCTACAGAGCTAGTGGTGCTGGTGGTCAGTACGTTAATAAAACGGAGTCTGCTATAAGAATTACCCACTTGCCAACAGGTATCGTTGTAACGTGTCAGACGGAAAGGTCACAGCTTCAAAACAGGGAAACGGCTATGAAAATGTTGAAGGCAAGATTATACCAGCTTGAGTTGGAAAAGAGAAGAAAGCAGATAGAACAGATCCAAGGCGAGTTGAAAGACATCAGCTGGGGCAACCAGATTAGGTCCTATGTCTTCCAGCCTTACACGATGGTGAAAGACCACAGAACAGAAGTTGAAACGGGAAACATAGAAGCGGTGATGGATGGGGACATAGATATGTTCATAGAAGCTGAGCTTGTTTACTACGCAAAATTAGGTTTGAACGAGTAGTGCGGTGTTTTTGCTTTTAACAAGACTAAAGGGGTGGGGTATGTGAACAGACCAAAGGTGTTTGTCGTGACGTCTGGAAAGGGTGGTGTGGGTAAGACAACCTTCACCGCTAATCTTGGCTGCACTTTGGCCAAGATGGGGGAACGCGTGTGCTTGATCGATGCTGACATAGGCTTGAAAAATTTGGACGTGGTCCTGGGGTTGGAGAACAGAATCATTTACACGTCTTTCGACGTTGTAAATGGTACAGTTTCAGCAAAAGAGGCTCTTGTTAAACACAAACAGCTGAAAAATCTTTACTTGCTGGCCGCCTCGCAGGTTGCTACAAAAGAGATGATGTCACCGGAAGATATGAAACGAATAGTTCAAGAACTATACGATGATTTTGATTTCATACTAATCGACTCTCCTGCAGGCATCGAACGTGGTTTCAGGAATTCCGTTGCACCAGCAGAAGCTGCGTTTATTGTCACGACACCGGAACTACCGGCGATTTCCGATGCGGACAGAGTTATCGGTTTACTCGAAAACTACGGTTTTAGCGAAGACAAGATGTACATTGTGTTGAACAAATTCAAGCCCCACATGGCGAAACGTGGCGATATGCTTGATAAGACAGATGTTGAAAAGGCGTTGGCGATGAGAATAATAGGAGTTATCCCCGATTCGGAAGAGGTTATAATAGCCACAAACAAAGGTATTCCAGCTGTGCTTGAAGATGGTGTCGTTATCGGGAAAAGTTTTGAAAATATTGTAAAAAGAATCAAGGGGGAAGAGGTACCTATAGAAGAAGACCTCAAGGGTACCTCCAAAGGGTTATTATCTTCTTTACTCTCCGTGTTTAAGAAGAGGTGATTGTGATGTGGATTATCGACATATTCAGAAAGAAAAAACACAAGAATACAAAATCACCGAAAGAGGAAGCTGCTGAGAGGCTGGAAACAATGCTTACCAGAAGACGAGAAATAGTCAAAATGATACCCGTGGAAGAGTTCGAGGCAAATTCAGAAGAGATTAAGTATGCTGTTATTGAGACCATTTCAAGAAAGTTCAACATACCACCGGAAAAGGTGAAGGTGGACTATCATGAGCAGAATGGTTATATCGTAATTGTGACGAACGTCAATTTCAAGTAAAATAGAAATCCGCTGTAAGAGAGGCGAAGGCATTTGAAAAAGGTTGTAATCACCTTGGTTATGGTAGCACTGACTTTGCTTTTATCCAGCTGTGCATTCTTGCTTAGTAATGTTCTCTCAGGAACAGGTAAAACAATCTATACTTTTTATTTCTACATGAATGGGCTCCCAGATGAAGTCATGCGAGTCCTTGAAGATGTGAATAGGGCTGCCAGTATTGGTATTGTCTCGTTTACTCATGAAGCAACTGTAACAATCGATAGCCCTTTTGGAATGTTGAGGACGTCTACAAACATCTTTGGTGTTATGATTGACAAATATGAAATAGCGTCAACACGCAAAGATAGCTTAACTTTCTCATCAAACCTAGTGCTAAGTTACTCAACCGATACAACGTTGCCTGCCACTACCGTTGCGATAGTCTTTCCAAGCAAAACCTACAACGTACAAGGTGCTGATGAATTCTACGTTGTTTATGATTTCACTTCGGACGGTTCGGATGTTAAATTCATCAAAAAGTCAGAGGGATATATATTTGAGATCCGTACTAAATCCCGTGAGTTTGTGGAAGTGTACGATGTATATGCAAGAAAGACTTACAGACTGTTCACCGAAAGTGTCTCAGGAGTGTACAAGGCATTTTTTATTGCTGAGAAAAATAAGTACTACACTATCAAAGCTGTCGAATCTGTACAGCAAAAAGATGTTTATAGTTTTCCAGAGAAAGATGGAGAGATTGTTGATTTCACAGGCTGAACTTAGTTTCTCAAGTTTTTCATCCGTCTACTTAAGAGGTGTCTGCGTTTGAAGGTAGAAAGAAAAAAGCGGAAGGAAGATAATATTCTTCTTGTACTTCTTATTGTAATCTTCATCGTCTTCTTAGCGTATTTCCTAACTAGTTTTCTGCGGTACATCATGCTCTCCAAAGAGCTCAAAGAATTAAAACAGGCTTATGAAACGGAGAAGCAACAGATTTTGGATAAAGAATCAACACTTCAGAAATTGAAACGTTTGGCGGAAGAAAATGATACCGCGAACACTAAGGAGGCAAGTGGAATAACAAATGGTCAATGAAATCAGAAGTACGAGCCAAAAAGAGATAGGTGTTGTCGTCACCACTTCCCACAATCCGTCCAAAGAAGCTGTTGAGCTGGCGAAGAAGCTCTCTCAAAATTTCAAAGTTCCTTATTACAATCGCCGCCACCTATCTGAAAGGGTGAAAACCGGAGAGATAAAGATTTACTACGTTGTTGACAACAACCTACAGCTTTCCGTAATTGCTCCAGCTGGAAGATTGTTCTTCCATCCTGGAATGGCCAAGATACGGATGGAAAACTATAAGAGAGATGGCAGGGACTTACTTTTAGAAGCGTTGAGGCCTTCTTATGAAGATATCATCTACGATGCAACCTTTGGTTTAGGTATGGATGCGGTGTTTATGGCACATTTTGTCAAGCAAGTTATTGGAACGGAAGTATCGGTTCACATATACCGCGTTGTCTCCTATGGGTTGAGTAACTATAAATCAAAGGAGGAATGGATAAACGAAGCTGTAAAGAAGATAGTTCTGTTCAACGATGATATGAAAGATTTTATAAAAAGGCAGCCTGACAAATCTTTTGATATAGTTTACTGCGACCCGATGTTTGAAAACCCAGTTTATGAAAGTTCGGCCCTTAATCCCCTAAGACCTCTTGCAAGTTATGATACGATAGATACAGAAATTGTTGAAGAGATGATAAGAATTGCAAGAAAAAGAGTAGTCATCAAGACGCTCGTAAAAGATAGCCTTTTGGAAAGGCTTTCTGTAAAGTTTGATAGAGTAATTACCAGTAAAAAAAGCGGGCTTATCTACGCATGTGTGGATTTAGATAGGTAGTCGGTTAATGTTTGAGACATACAAGGGAGGTTGCAAGCGAGTATGGGATTCTTTGATAAACTAAAGGAAGGACTCAAAAAAAGTAGAGACGCATTTTTTAACAAAATCGGTCAGATACTAAAAACTAAGAAATTTGACAAAGAGACTCGGGACGAGATCGAAGAGCTACTAATTTCTGCCGATGTTGGAGTTGAAGCTACAGAATATATCCTTGACAGACTCGAGGAGATGAAACCAGAAGATGCGTTTGGAGCCTTGAAAGAGATTTTAATTGAGATTCTTTCGAGGGATAATAGACTGAACATTCCGAATGAGAAGCCTTTTGTAATCAGCATGGTTGGGGTGAACGGTTCTGGAAAGACAACAACGTGCGGGAAGCTGGCGTACATGTTTAAGAGCGAGGGAAAACAAGTAGTTCTTGGCGCATGCGATACATTCAGAGCGGCCGCAATAGACCAACTGAGAATTTGGTCAGAGAGAAGTGGGGCTACGTTTATCGCACATATGGAGGGAGCGGATGCTGGAGCTGTAGCCTTTGATGCTGTGAACCATGCCATTTCCAAGGGGAAAGACGTTGTTATTCTGGATACAGCTGGCAGACTACACAACAAAAAACACCTTATGGACGAACTCCAGAAAGTGCACAGGGTCGTCCAAAAACTCATACCATCTGCACCTCACGAAGTGCTTTTGGTCATGGACGCTGTGACAGGTCAGAATGGTTTGCAGCAAGCGAAAATTTTCAAGGAAGTTGTTAATGTAACAGGCATAGTGCTTACAAAACTTGATGGAACTGCGAAAGGTGGAATTGCAATTGCCATTGCAAAAGAGCTTGGCATACCAATTAAATTCATAGGCGTGGGAGAAGGAATAGAAGACTTGAAACCGTTCGATGCCAAAGACTTCGTGGATGCTTTACTGACAGGAGATGAGAGTAATGAATCAACCGCCACCGCTGTATGATAAGAGATATAGATGCCCAATATGTTCAAACGTGGCTGTTTCGAAGAAAGTTTTCACAGACAAAATTAGAATTAAAAGATACGACGAAGACATGAAACCAAATTACGAAGGAGTCAATCCACTGTTGTACTCTGTCATTGTATGCCCACACTGCCATTATGCCGCCTTGGAGCAAGATTTTGAACAGCCGGTGTCTCCAATTTACATGGAAGAACTAAGGAAAGTTCAAAACGAAATAAGAATACCTGAAAATGTTTCATTTTCACAGGAACGAGACCATAGGACAGCCATAATTACTTATGCACTTGCAACGCTATTCTACAACGCAAAGAGACAACCATGCAAAGTTGCTGAGATGTATCTGAGGATGGCATGGCTTTACAGAGAATTATCAGACGAAGAAAACGAACTTAAAGCACTTGCGAGAGCTTTGGTGTATTTTGAAGAGTGCTATACGAAAACAAACTTAGACACTGAAAAAGAGCCGATGGTGTTATTCTACCTTGGGGAGATATCTTACAAGCTTGGAAAAGTCAGTGAAGCGAAAAAATGGTTTTCCGAGCTCGTAACCAGATATAAGAATATAAATTCCTTTTATGTTAAGGCAGGGAGAGACAGATGGCAAAGTATAAAGGAAGAACTAAAATAAGCATCTTAAAGCTATCTTCTGTGTTGCTATTTTTATCCCTTTTGCTATTGATTTACTCCTGCATGCCGATAGGAAATTACCTGGAGCTTTCCATGCAATTGCAAAATATTGAAGAGCGTGTCGAAAAAATTGAGAAACTGAGTACTTCTCAGAACGTCAATACTGTTCAATCACAGCAGATTCAAAAAATGCAGAACCAACTTGTACAGATTACAGATTCCGTTTCCAAACTCGAAAACTCTGTCGGTCAGTTACAACAGAAAGTTGCGTCTATTGATAAAGTTCAGGCGTCTTTGGAACAGCTATCAAAAAGAGTCGAAAAGGTCGAAAGTGTTAATGGCAGTAATAACAATGCGATAAGCGACTTAACGAAGAAACTTGCTACTGTTGAGAAAAATGTGACTACGGTACAAAGTAGAGTGGCTTCTTTGGAAAACCAAATTAAGCAGATTGATAATCTTCAAAAAGGTATAGATTCCCTCAGCGCACAAGTTAGAAATATCCAACAGAACATGCCTCAAAAAATAAGCCAAAGCGATATTGAATTTCTCAAACAGTTGCAGCAACAGATAATTGAGTTAAAAAGCGCACTTCAAAGTACGGATCCATCAACTTTACTAAAACTAAACACAGGTTATATCTACTATATAGTGAAGTCGGGTGATAATCTCTCATCGATAGCATCGGCTTATAAGGTTAGTTTAAACTCGTTGATTAGTATTAACGATATAAAGGATGCGTCGAAAATAAGTGTTGGTCAACTGATCAAAATCCCAGTTGATGACCCAAAAAATTACGTGCGCGTTCCTGTGAAGATACAGCCCACAGATATACTTTCTTACCACGGTCAGGAAAGAAATGGTGTAAAAACCATCGGTATGGACATCTACGCAAAAGGAAAGGATATATATCCCATTCTACCGGGTAAGGTGCTAAACGTTGATAATACTACAGTGACTATCGATCATGGTAATATGATAATGGCGATATACGGTGGGATAAACACTTCGCTCAAACCGGGCAATTTTGTCAGTGTTGATAAACCAATAGGTCAGTGCATCGACGTATTCCACTTTGAGCTCTACATAGATGGTGAACCAAGAGACCCTCTTAGGTTGTTCACAGAATACAAAGG
The DNA window shown above is from Fervidobacterium changbaicum and carries:
- a CDS encoding 3D domain-containing protein codes for the protein MAKYKGRTKISILKLSSVLLFLSLLLLIYSCMPIGNYLELSMQLQNIEERVEKIEKLSTSQNVNTVQSQQIQKMQNQLVQITDSVSKLENSVGQLQQKVASIDKVQASLEQLSKRVEKVESVNGSNNNAISDLTKKLATVEKNVTTVQSRVASLENQIKQIDNLQKGIDSLSAQVRNIQQNMPQKISQSDIEFLKQLQQQIIELKSALQSTDPSTLLKLNTGYIYYIVKSGDNLSSIASAYKVSLNSLISINDIKDASKISVGQLIKIPVDDPKNYVRVPVKIQPTDILSYHGQERNGVKTIGMDIYAKGKDIYPILPGKVLNVDNTTVTIDHGNMIMAIYGGINTSLKPGNFVSVDKPIGQCIDVFHFELYIDGEPRDPLRLFTEYKGIFTVTFYSEWDDGKVPIHPTFRIARNGRVPQQFLTIAVDPTVIPLGSLVYIPTLANVVFIAEDTGSAIKGNRIDVYVSDVRLALNNGITPHPVYIIRPEINN
- a CDS encoding DUF2225 domain-containing protein, producing the protein MNQPPPLYDKRYRCPICSNVAVSKKVFTDKIRIKRYDEDMKPNYEGVNPLLYSVIVCPHCHYAALEQDFEQPVSPIYMEELRKVQNEIRIPENVSFSQERDHRTAIITYALATLFYNAKRQPCKVAEMYLRMAWLYRELSDEENELKALARALVYFEECYTKTNLDTEKEPMVLFYLGEISYKLGKVSEAKKWFSELVTRYKNINSFYVKAGRDRWQSIKEELK
- the ftsY gene encoding signal recognition particle-docking protein FtsY, with translation MGFFDKLKEGLKKSRDAFFNKIGQILKTKKFDKETRDEIEELLISADVGVEATEYILDRLEEMKPEDAFGALKEILIEILSRDNRLNIPNEKPFVISMVGVNGSGKTTTCGKLAYMFKSEGKQVVLGACDTFRAAAIDQLRIWSERSGATFIAHMEGADAGAVAFDAVNHAISKGKDVVILDTAGRLHNKKHLMDELQKVHRVVQKLIPSAPHEVLLVMDAVTGQNGLQQAKIFKEVVNVTGIVLTKLDGTAKGGIAIAIAKELGIPIKFIGVGEGIEDLKPFDAKDFVDALLTGDESNESTATAV